The following DNA comes from Curtobacterium sp. 9128.
GACCCCGCGAACGCGCTGCTCGTCGTGGTCGACCTGACGGGCTCGGTCGTGGGGACGATGCAGCTCACCCGGATCCCCGGCATGGCCCGTCGCGGCTCGACCCGGCTGCTCGTCGAGGCCGTGCGCGTCTCGTCCGCCCTCCGGTCGAGCGGCATCGGGAGCGCCATGATGCGATGGGTGACCGACGTCGCCGCACCCGCGCTCGGCGCGTCCCTCGTGCAGCTGACGTCCGACGCCGCACGCACGGACGCCCACCGGTTCTACGAGCGCCTCGATTTCACGGGCTCCCACGTCGGTTTCAAGTACCGCGTCGAGCCGTCCTGAGCAGCATGAGCGGCGCCCCACGCTCCGACCGGGGTTGCACCCCCTGGCGAACATCGCACCCCGTCACGACGGGGTGCGATGTTCGTGTGCGGGTGCGATCACCGCAGAGTTCTGCTACTCCGGGTCGGACGGGGACGGGGTGGGGATCGGGGCGAGGAACAGGGACGGCGCAGCCGGGTCGGCAGCGGCACCGCTGACGACCTCGACCGCGATGTCCAGCCCGTGTGCGGGGTCCTCGTCGAGCTCGAGGCCGTTCTCGGACACCTGGTCTTCGGGGATGGCGCGGCCCTGCGAGGGATCGAACGCGCTGCTCATCGACATGGGACGAGCATGCCCGTCCCGTATGAGCAGCGCCTCAGAGCCGCCCGTCGGCAGCGATGAGTTCCAGCTGGGTCAGCTCCACGTCCGTTCCAGCGGTGAACGCGAACGACGCCCCGCCGCCGGTGATCGGGAACACGCGGGTCTGGCCTGCCCACTCGAACACGGCGTCGGTGACGTCGACCGAGGACGACCCGAGCGCGACGTGCCACGAATAGGTCCCCGGCGCCGCGGCGGTCACCGTGTAGAGCGACGCCGACTCGATCGACACGTCGAACGACACGGTCGTCCCCGCGGCGAGCGCCGTCACCGTCCGTCCGGTGTCGTCCGTCAGCGCGGACGACCGCACGGGGAGGACGTCCGTCGGGGTGTCGCGGTACCCGTGCACGTCGGACGCCGAGACGGGTCGCGTGTCCGACGCCCAGCCCGTCGGCGTCTCGGACAGCTCGACGACGATCGACGATGCGCCGACCACGACCGCGTGCGAGATGCTGACGGACGTCCAGGGCGAGCCGTCGACGGTGACCGAGGCGACGAACCGACCAGCGCGAGTGGTCTCGATGACGGTGGACGAGCCTCCTGGGGGTCGCAGCACCGACCGGCGGACCGCCGGCGGCACGATCACGTAGGAACCGCTGGCCGGTGCCAACGGGTACAGGCCGATGGTGGCGAAGACGTACCACGCGCTCATCTCGCCGTTGTCCTCGTCGCCCGGGTAGCCCTGGCCGAGGTCGGACCCGACGAAGAGCCGGTCCAGCGCCGACCGGACGACGCGGTGCGCGTCGTCGTGGCGCCCGGTGAACATCGGGAAGAACGGGATGTGGTGCGCCGGCTGGTTCGACAGCCCGAGCATGCCGATCCGGACGTCGCGGGCCTCGGTCATCTCGTGGATCGGGACGCCGTAGTGCCCGGCACGGTCGGTCGCGCCGGTCTCCTGCGTCGCGAAGAACCGGTCGATCGCGGCGTCGAAGCCCTCCGGCCCCCCGTGCAGGTCGACGATCCCGGAGCCGTCGTGCGGGGCGGTGAACATCGTGCCCCACGCGTTCGTCTCGGTGTAGTCGCCGCCCCACTGGTCCGGGTCGTAGCCCTCGCCCTCGCGCCACTGCCCGTCGGGGGTCCGTCCGATGAAGAACCCGCGGCGACGGTCGAACAGGTTCCGGTACTGCAGGGACCGACGGGCGAACCACTCCGCCTCTGCCGTGTACCGCTCGCGTTCCACGGCGTCGGTGGTCCGGTCCGCCAGGGCGGTCGCCATCACCGAGACGCTCCAGTCGTTGATCGCGGCGTCGAGGGTCCAGGACATCCCCTCGGACGTGTCGGTGTCGACGTGGCCGCGGAACGCACCCGGGAGGCTCCCCTTCCGCCCGACACGCTCGTCACGCGGCGGGACGGTCGCGTTCTTCACGGCGCTCCGGTACGCCTGCTCCAGGTCGAACCCGTCGACACCCTTCGACAGCAGGTCCCCGAAGACGGTGTCGCTCGTCGTGCCGGTCATGCAGTCCTCTGCGCCGGGGGCGCTCCACCGCGGGGTCCAGCCGCCGTCGTGGAAGTGCTGGACGAAGCCCTGCGCGAGCTCGCCAGCGGTGTCCGGGGTGAGGAGCCCGAGGAGCGGCCACGCGGTGCGGTAGGTGTCCCAGAAGCCGTTCGTGGTGGTCATCGCACCATCGACGATCTCCGGCCCCGGCTCGTCGCGGATCGGTTCGGCGAGGACGTCGCCGTACGGGGAGCGGTAGTGCGGCGCACCCGTCAGGGCCGTCTCCCCGGCGCGGTTCGGGTAGAGGAACAACCGGTAGAGGCCCGAGTAGATCGAGGTCAGCTGGTCCTCCGTGGCACCGTCGACGTCGAGCGTCGCGAGCTTCTCGGTCCACTCGCGCTCGGCCCGCTCGCGCATCGCGTCGAAGGGACCGGCGGCGTCGAGGTTCGCGCGGGCGTCCTCGTACGAGACCGTCGAGATGCCGAGGAGCACGTCGGTGTCCCCCTCGACGCCGATCCAGCCGCGGAGCTGCTGGTCCGTGGTGGTCGTGTGGTCCGCCGTCGCGCCGGGCACCCGGACGTGCACGAAGTGCGGGGGCGTGCCGGGTCGGTCGTCGAGGTGCGCCTCCACGATCGCGGTGCCGTCCTCGATGCGCACGGTGGACTCGAGCACCCGGCCGTGGTGGTCGAGCACGATGCTCCTCGTGCCGGTGAAGCGGAAGCCCAGGGCGAACTCGCCGGGGGTCATCTCCGCGGTGACGCCGTGCTCGAGCGCGACGCCGTAGCGGTGCGGGCCGTCGAGCTCGTCGTCGTGGTCGAACGCCAGGGCCCGTGCGACACGGTCGACGTCCGGCGACCCGAGCGGGGACGGCATCACCTGGAAGACCCCGCGGTCCCCCATCCACGGCGACGGGATGTGGCTCGTGGCGAACGCCTGGATCGCGGGGCGGTTGTCGCTCGCCCGGTTGTGCTCCTGGTACGCGTACGGCCAGCGGTTGCTCGCCGCGTCGGTCATCGGCAGGC
Coding sequences within:
- a CDS encoding GNAT family N-acetyltransferase yields the protein MLDDLTLPVPLSAHAGSFMLRSAVSDDLDALMALLSDDPISAARGDVAAAGDREAYAAALLAIVEDPANALLVVVDLTGSVVGTMQLTRIPGMARRGSTRLLVEAVRVSSALRSSGIGSAMMRWVTDVAAPALGASLVQLTSDAARTDAHRFYERLDFTGSHVGFKYRVEPS
- a CDS encoding GH92 family glycosyl hydrolase, with the translated sequence MRELQRSGGPTTAVAAKNGVGFTSLEAFLVDEPEAIVPGFAGRTIESGDELSWVWFPERTLPDGGSEPEEQDLDHFWDATAFTLDIVFDDGTRLSEQAADQYGDALTAEAQDTARKAWVDQWNRRAVDLTPFAGRVVDRLEARLGSGAPVTGLRGWLDDVRIEQPRRPAATRPLDHVRTTRGTQASSRFSRGNNAPLVGLPHGGVFGLPMTDAASNRWPYAYQEHNRASDNRPAIQAFATSHIPSPWMGDRGVFQVMPSPLGSPDVDRVARALAFDHDDELDGPHRYGVALEHGVTAEMTPGEFALGFRFTGTRSIVLDHHGRVLESTVRIEDGTAIVEAHLDDRPGTPPHFVHVRVPGATADHTTTTDQQLRGWIGVEGDTDVLLGISTVSYEDARANLDAAGPFDAMRERAEREWTEKLATLDVDGATEDQLTSIYSGLYRLFLYPNRAGETALTGAPHYRSPYGDVLAEPIRDEPGPEIVDGAMTTTNGFWDTYRTAWPLLGLLTPDTAGELAQGFVQHFHDGGWTPRWSAPGAEDCMTGTTSDTVFGDLLSKGVDGFDLEQAYRSAVKNATVPPRDERVGRKGSLPGAFRGHVDTDTSEGMSWTLDAAINDWSVSVMATALADRTTDAVERERYTAEAEWFARRSLQYRNLFDRRRGFFIGRTPDGQWREGEGYDPDQWGGDYTETNAWGTMFTAPHDGSGIVDLHGGPEGFDAAIDRFFATQETGATDRAGHYGVPIHEMTEARDVRIGMLGLSNQPAHHIPFFPMFTGRHDDAHRVVRSALDRLFVGSDLGQGYPGDEDNGEMSAWYVFATIGLYPLAPASGSYVIVPPAVRRSVLRPPGGSSTVIETTRAGRFVASVTVDGSPWTSVSISHAVVVGASSIVVELSETPTGWASDTRPVSASDVHGYRDTPTDVLPVRSSALTDDTGRTVTALAAGTTVSFDVSIESASLYTVTAAAPGTYSWHVALGSSSVDVTDAVFEWAGQTRVFPITGGGASFAFTAGTDVELTQLELIAADGRL